In the genome of Oncorhynchus gorbuscha isolate QuinsamMale2020 ecotype Even-year linkage group LG05, OgorEven_v1.0, whole genome shotgun sequence, the window GGATCTGTTGTGGTCAGGCCAAATATAGAAGGCCCCCAGACTGCTGGATCTGTTGTGGTCAGGCCAAATATAGAAGGCCCCCAGACTGATCTGTTGTGGTCAGGCCAAATATAGAAGGCCCCGGATCTGTTGTGGTCAGGCCAAATATAGAAGGCCCCAGACTGCTGGATCTGTTGTGGTCAGGCCAAATATAGAAGGCCCCGGATCTGTTGTGGTCAGGCCAAATATAGAAGGCCCCCAGACTGCTGGATCTGTTGTGGTCAGGCCAAATATAGTCTGTTGTGGTCAGGCCAAATATAGAAGGCCCACagactgctgcatctgttgtggTCAGGCCAAATATAGAAGGCCCCAGGCTGCCGGATCTGTTGTGGTCAGGCCAAATATAGAAGGCCCCCAGACTGCTGTTTTACACCTGTGTGTTATGCTGActttacttttgtatatatagtctatagtgtatgtatgtggacaccccttcaaatgagttgttttcggctattttagccacacccatgcaatctccatagacaaacattggcagtagaatggctttactgaagagctccgtgactttcaacgtggcactgtcataggatgccacctttcaaacaagtcagttcgtcaaatttttgccctgctaaagctgccccCCAGTCaactgaaatgggtttccatggccgtgcagccgcacacaagcctaagatcactatgcacaatgccaagtgtcgactggagtggtgtaaagctcgccgccattggactctgagaATAAATCTggttttggcggatgccaggagaacgctacctgctccaatgcatagtgacaactgtaaagtttggtggaggaggaataatggtctctgactgtttttcatggttcaggccccttagttccagtgaagggaagtctttacgctacagcatacaatatagactattctgtgcttccaacattgtagCAACAGTTTGAGGTTTCAGTCAaccagtttcagcatgacaatgcccccgtgcacaaagctagatccatacagaaatggtttgtcgagatcggtctggaggaacttgactggcctgcacagaccctgacctaaaccccatcaaacaccattgggatgaattggaacgccgactgcttgccaggcctaatcgcccaccaTCAACAATGCTcttgtgtctgaatggaagcaagtcccagcagcaatgttccaacatctagtggaaagccttcccagaagagtggaggctgttatagcagcaatgttccaacatctagtggaaagccttcccagaagagtggaggctgttatagcagcaatatagcagcaatgttccaacatctagtggaaagcctggAAAGCTAGTGGAaagcagaagagtggaggctgttataagagtggaggctgtttatagcagcaatgttccaacatctagtggaaagtcttcccagaagagtggaggctgttatagcagcaatgttccaacatctagtggaaagccttcccagaagagtggaggctgttatagcagcaatgacccaacatctagtggaaagccttcccagaagagtggaggctgttacatcACCATATTAATACCggtgattttagaatgagatgtttgacgagcaggtgtccacatacactacttGACCAAAAGTCTGTTGCTGTGCTGGTTACCCCTCAGGCCAGGTGGAGGAGACACCTGATTCCATGATGTTTTATACTTACCATCCAAACGAACCCCTCAGCAAGGAGAGGGTGGAGGCCTTCAGCGACGGCGTGTTTGCCATCGTAGCTACTCTACTCATCTTAGACATATGGTTAGTGTTTTTATTTGGGCAGGCGGGCGAGGGGCGGGCGAGGCGGGCGAGGGGCGGCGGGCAGGAAGATGAATATTGTTGTAATTTAAATTATGCTAATTTGTAAATGTTTATTTTAAGCAGGGAGGAAGCCCTGTAAAATAATGATGGTAAATATGTCTTTTTCCAGTGAGGACAATGTCCCCGACCCAGTGATGGTCCAGAAACAGTATGGTGGCAGTCTGGTGGCTGCCCTGCAGAACTATGGTCCAGAGTACCTGGCCTACTTCGGCTCCTTCGCTACCGTGGCTCTCCTCTGGTTtgtccatcactctctcttccttcacgTCACCAGGTAATATAGAACAAATTCAATTCATCAAATaaattaacattttttttaaatatatatttttaacatcTGCAGTTGTCAGGTTAAAAGGTAAAGAAAATGAGTATTGTACATTAGAATTGTACTGTTATGTATTTGGGAATGTTTTACTCacaatgactgatgtggtttttacctacctctctctgaCTCGTCATCCAGGACCACTCGTTTCATGGGCCTCCTCAACACCTTCTCTCTGGCCTTCGTAGGGGGCCTGCCCTTGGCCTACCAGCTGACCCACGAGTTCCCCCGGAACTCCCGCAACGAGCTGGAGGCCATCCAGATCAGCTGCGTCATCATCTTCTTCGCCGGCGTCTTCCAGCTCGCCATCTGGGTGGCGGCGCTGTTCAGCGAACGCGAGACGCTACACCCTTATGTGCGTTACGGCGGCCGTGAGCACGCCTTCATGTTGGCCAAGCTGGCGCTGTACCCGTGCGTGGCCCTGGGGACCTTCTTCCTCACCTGTATTCTCAGTCAATTCAGCGCGTCTATTTTCCACCTGATGGAGATTACGGTGCCGTTTGCCTTCCTGTTGCTGAGGCTGCTGGTCAGAGGCGGGTTGACGCTGCTCCGGCTCATATTCTGCCCGGATGGGCCGGAGACGAGGAGTGctctggaggaggaggaagaggaggctaggATGCCCTTCAATACCATGGTCACTTAGTGGTGGTCACTTAGTGGTTGTCATTTAGCTCGATGGTCAGTTTGCTCCGGGTCTGTATTCACAAATGTtgcagagtaggagtgctgatctaggctCAGTTGACGGTTATAtcataatgtgtatataatgaataagattatatggacaaGTGGGttcctgatcctagatcagctttGTGAATACAGGTTCTGGGACTGGGGACGTGGTCTGTCGGACAGATGTACAGTAGCTACAGCTCGTCTTGACCTCTGAAGGGAGAGTTTGAGGTCGATTCCATTTGAACTGCACATTCAGTTTTGTATTGATGAGTCATTTTCTTTTCAAATTGGTTGCTAAGTCAAGTGGTCGTTAAAGGAAATGGCACTGATCCAGAGAGAAGTGGAGATTACAACCAATGTAATTGACAGCCCTCCCATTGTTATAATTTGTACCGTTGAGAATCTAGTCTGTTTGTGCCAACATTTGCACGCCAAACATGTTTGGCGTGACGAGGCACAGGGGGTCGTGTTAAGAGTTCAGAAATCTGCATTTTTAAACCATTTCACCTGCGTTTTTAATATTGAAAGTCAAGTTTATTTGTTGTCTGCTTCAATAGAGTGATCAGGAACTTGCAGCAATAGATTTCCTTCGCAGAAAATACCTTAAAATTCTCAAAATAGCttcattttcatcagatgacaacagaagtgTAAATTCTATTTGGCGTTAGCAGCCACTACGCTAGTACTACTAGTAAATGAGCTTACAATGAACAAGGAAGGTATTTGTGGTGAACAGCGCAGAATTCTGCATTTAACGTGACCCCTGAGGCAAAAGGAGTGAAATGTTAGCACCGACTGAATTTCAGGCTAGTTAATTTTGGGGTTTCATTAATTCTGAATATTCATGTCCACTTCCCAACATACAAATAGCAGATAAAATGGAAGTCCTCATTATGTACCGCCCGTCCGACATTTACTCACTGCACATATTGACCGAGTTTAATCACGGACTATAAATTCTAtaaatcgtttttttcccctTCTATAACATGAAAGAGTGAGTGAGCAGCATGAATCTGACCAACAGGGTAACTTCACTTTCAGTTCAGAATATAATAACCGTCCACAGGAATGTACTCACAATGTGTTGGGTCAGCTCAAAATATTGCACTTCTTATTTTACACAATACAAATCCTATACGTTATACTGGCATACGCTACAATACTTCTAAAATCGTAACTTGGAATTGCTCACGTTTCCtgatttaattttttaaaattcccTTTTCACAAATCTTTAATTCCGTCCATGTTCAACCCCAGGATGTGGGTGCTCACGTTACACTGTTAGTCCCTTGTGTTTTCTCCATTGTCATAGGGGGGTCGTAACAAAAACAGCTGATTTATTGGAGTGCACATTATTTGCAGAAACCGATGGGAGGCGCAGAATAAGGACGTAATATTGGAGTTAATTTTGCATGGCCCCGGTGCGTGGAGATTTCACGTTAAGGACCAATGGAATAAATAATTATGAAACGCTGTTCATCGGGCCACTTAACACCAACTcacccatttaaaaaaaaaaaggcaGGTGTGTTTTCTCCAcagctccaccaatcaggctccCATCACCTCGGTCCACACCGGGCGTGTTGTTGCGTCCCTCCTCATGCGGCGTTCTCATTGGCATCAGACCCCTTGCCCAATTGCGTCCTAGAGCACTGATCATACTACAAGATGCACGACCAACATTTTAAGAAAATGTATCGGGACAGCCAACAGCCGTTGTGTCCTTGACCTCTCAAAACAACCTATCCCAAGTTCATAGGATTTCAGCCCGATCATGAAAATGTGTAGCGTATGCCTGGCATTAGCTGAAAAAGTCCCATTTTGTAGCATTCTTTCTTCTCAGGCTAGGTTACATTTATTtgatttacatttttaaattaaGTAAATAAAAGAAATGTGAATAGCCATTCTCATCTGTCCAGACAATATGTTGTACTCAGAGTAGATTCATTTCAGAAATTATTTTACATTACTGGGCCATTTAAAATCAAACCATACAATGAAATGAAAGACATGGTTGAAGACAGAGATTTATTTAATATAGATGTGCAATGTTACATTATATTGAGATGTAAAACACATTTTTTCTTTGCAATATTCTGGATGTCACGTTTCTTTCCcgatttttaaaaaaaaagtaacGGAGGTCACTGTTATTGCTGCAATAATGTTTTGTGTTTTGATGTTGAAAAAGCACTTTAAAATCAGAATGCTTCAGTGTTCTCTGCTTTTAGAGCTCAAATAAGGAATCAAATGTTCTTCATCCAGAACTAATAATGCATAATTGGTCAGCTGTTTGAAGTTCTGGGTCGATGTGTTGTTTAAAATGAGGAGCTGAACCGGAACGAGAAGctccaccccctttctctctctctccaccccctttctctctctttgctccaccccctttctctctctttgctccaccccctttccctctctctttgctccaccccctttccctctctctttgctccaccccctttccctctctctttgctccaccccctttccctctctctttgctccaCCCCCCCTTTCTtgctccaccccctccctctctcttgctccaccCCTTTCCccaccccctttccctctctttgctccaccccctttccctctctcttgctccaccccctttccctctctcttgctccaccccctttccctctctcttgctccaccccctttccctctctcttgctccaccccctttccctctctcttgctccacccctttccctttcttgctctccctctctttgctccaccccctttccctctcttgctccacccctttccctctcttgctccaccccctttccctctctcttttccctctcttgctccaccccctttccctctctctttgctccaccccctttccctctctctttgtaaACTACTGCTGCTCGGTTTCCCCCATTCCTTCCCGACAAAATTCTACAGCACCAGTTGTGTTTACGTAGATCCCGAGAGATGAAGCTATACAAGTTCTATGTCAATCACTGTTAACACTGCAAgtctttttttaattttttttaaataatcaatAAACTGCTTAAAAAAAAGGAACTGtctttaaaaaaatttttttaaat includes:
- the tmem175 gene encoding endosomal/lysosomal potassium channel TMEM175; translation: MGENGDTEIIEHHVDEEMEKKRILRSHGSSFMDSVTPSERDGHSSTQSSHRLLAYSDALISIIATVMILPVAHTKVQDNEELKESLQVLLTTKIAVYLMTFLIVTVAWAAHIRLFQVIERIDDCLALLNLACMMLITFLPYTFSLMATFPENILGILLFCACVMVLGFIQAVIVVYGFSRPFLLNDQIQVSENQVFYKHHILKVIMRVPIMCFFASIFSFIFFQMSYVILAIVIFLPYISQSLKWCRSKAIGQVEETPDSMMFYTYHPNEPLSKERVEAFSDGVFAIVATLLILDICEDNVPDPVMVQKQYGGSLVAALQNYGPEYLAYFGSFATVALLWFVHHSLFLHVTRTTRFMGLLNTFSLAFVGGLPLAYQLTHEFPRNSRNELEAIQISCVIIFFAGVFQLAIWVAALFSERETLHPYVRYGGREHAFMLAKLALYPCVALGTFFLTCILSQFSASIFHLMEITVPFAFLLLRLLVRGGLTLLRLIFCPDGPETRSALEEEEEEARMPFNTMVT